DNA sequence from the Gopherus evgoodei ecotype Sinaloan lineage chromosome 3, rGopEvg1_v1.p, whole genome shotgun sequence genome:
aaggtggtctcagctttccacgttaaccaagagatcttcctcccagtctttttcccaaagccccattcgtcccgcagggagcaacagctccactcgctagatgtccgtcgggcgctagcattttatgtggacaagaccaaaccattccgcaagtcctcccagttattcgtggcggtagcggaccgggtcaggGGGCTACCGATTTCGTcccagaggatatcttcctgggttacctcctgcatcaggacctgctacgacctggcccatgTCCCGATGgaccgtgtgactgctcactccaccagagcacaggcatcatcgctggctttccttgcccgcgtccCAATcctagagatttgtagggcggcgacctggtcatcggtccacacattcgcttcccattacgccctggttcagcagtccagagatgatgcggcctttggctctgcagtgctccaggccgcgacctctcactccgaccccaccgcctaggtaaggcttgggaatcacctacatggaatggatatgagcaatcactcgaagaagaaaagacggttactcaccgttgtaactgttgttcttcgagatgtgttgctcatatccattccacacccgccctccttccccactgtcggagtagccggcaagaaggaactgaggagcgggcgggccggcaggggtatatatctagtgccatagtggcgccactctagggggcgacctgccggcccactggagctgctagggtaaaaagtttccggcaaacgtgcacgcgcggcgcgtacacctacctggaatggatatgagcaacacatctcgaagaacaacagttataacggtgagtaaccgtcttttccttgcagatttctttgcttcgctgcagaaaaatgacttctgatggggaagcaaatgGAAGCCCACATGAGCAGtcattaatatatggagatatacctatctcatagagctggaagggaccctgaaaggtcatcaagtccagccccctgccttcactactgATTTTGCCTATGATCCcaaagtggcctcctcaaggattgaactcacaaccctgggtttagcaggtcagtgctcaaaccactgagctatgtgcCCCCACAGCAGCGCAGGCAGGTGGGTTCAGGCACCTGGGGCAGCTGGTAGAGACGTAAATCACCACTAGGACAGTGGAGGGGATGTGGCGGTTGGGGGCTGGGCAGtcatgtgtgtgagagggagagagacacttTGTCCCTCTTACTCGCTATTGTGGCACGCTTGGCGTGGAGAGGCAGGGCTTTGGGATGTTTCTGAGGAGGTAGGTGTggggcagagcagaatgtagcagccttcCTGCTTACTGAATTGTTCCCACTGTCtttgtgaattcccccaggagcataaaacagatgtaaaagttttaaggttCCTTCACATTGCCCGAGTGgtgtaaaggacagtatggcTGTATAAATGCTTATAGTGCgttagtgattagaactggtctaaatttttggactgaaaaaaattcctatcaaaatgtgctccatgaactgtttggtACTTacctttctggagatggtcagtagccaatataaattgtgagtttgatgCCCCAGCCCttacttgctcttcagttgcctgtgatgtaacactgagcatatgactgcatatatttgttgactaatagctagaaataaagggtcaaacctagCTATATTACTATTAGACAaaggggtgaggggttggggatttcctccagtgctccccactcccattctccatccattgtattgtagtttaaataaattaccaaagtaattgaaactggcatgattatattgcattattttgacaaaatgtatggaattttgcagaattttaaaattttgtgcacagaatttttaattttatggtgcagaatttttaatattttggtgcagacttcccccaggagtaagaggAGGAGTCTTGCTTGACTGGAGCTTAGGAGATCTGCTGGTTTTCAAAATACCCTGAATATCAGAGCCTGGAGCCTCTTCTCCTTGGAGCCTGTAGAATACACCTACCCCCTGTTCAGTGTTCCTCCATGATTATCCAAGTCTGCCATCCCCAGCTTCTGTTAATTCCAGAACACAGCTCAGTTTAGCACTTAGAACTGCTAGCCTTCCAGCACcaagttttaattttaatttaaaaaaaattgatctagtatttaagaatttaaatagtaaaatttcaaacatGTCTAGAAAAATTGTACAGCTTTCCTATTTTAAGCATTCCTATCTGCAAACAAATGAGTTGCTCTGTTCAAAAGTTAGAGAAAGGGATAGAAAGTAGGGCTTATATTGGAAAACTGTCGCCTGTCTGTAATTGTTGATAACTTCCACTTTATAATCTGTAGCGTAAATGCTGTATAAAGAAACAGATTTCAGTTCTGCAAAGGGAAACTTATGACTTTGTTCCCTGCCTTGTACAGGGCTGAGTGTACAGTCAGTGGATTTCAAATCATTCTTACTAtgtatactcattcattagcctgttcgtttataagctgacccccaaaatggataggtaaaaatagcaaaaactgtgtgaccctttcataagctgaccctatatttcaggggttggaaaactttggctcccagcccatcagggtaagccgctggcaggtcaggatgttttgtttacctgaagtATCTGTAGGCATGGAGTCCCCTCAGCATCCCGTAGCTGCGGTttgccgcttcaggccaatgggggcggcaggaagcagcatgggccaaggaATGTCCTGGcttctgcttcccactgcccccattggcctggagcggcaaaccacagccagtgggagccgtgattggccaaacctgtggatgtggcaggtgtaaacaaaccagccctgcctgccagggtgcttaccctggcaggccgcatgccaaaggttgccgatccctgcattagatattcaattcagtgATTCCACAGAGTTCCTCGAATgttggtgtagacccgtttataagctgacAACCGTTCTTTGATGTgtcatttttttaccaaaaatattcggcttatgaacaagtatatacggtaagtTTCACTGTGAAGTTGTTAGTTCAAGCACATGATGTGTAAGTAGAGGTGATGGGGAGGGATAATAAACCCaaggacagaaagagagaggttgAGGGAAGCTGAAGAGAGGAGGAAATGATGGAATAACTTAGACCttctctacactggcaagtttctgtgcagtaaagcagctttctgtgctgtaaccCCGAGATGCGTACGCtatgccaagccacttagtgtgcaaAAATTgcccagttgcagtgctgtaaaagaAACACCGCAGTGAGAGGCGTAGAGCTTTCTGTGCCAGGGCTACCGCactgcggtgccagtgtagagACACTGGTCAATTACAGTCTGTTCTTgcctctggtcatcggtttgaactctactgccttgCCCTCCGGTGACCAGCCATGAGCCCTACCCCTTATATTCCttggggaattttgaaagtccccttcctgtttgctcagtgacgcGTGCAGTGGTCTTAGcatatctttccaggtgaccatgcttgctccacgcaccaggcaatCCCCCGCTTAGAGCAATtccaagctgctggacctcatcagcatttgaggagaggaggctgttcagtcccagctgcgctctacccataggaattatgatacctacggacagatttcaggatgcatgacagaaaggggccatgaccaggacactctgcagtgcagagtcaaagtgaaggagctgcagaacgcctaccacaaggcacaGGAGACAAACCGCTGCTCCTGTCATGAAGAACTCTCATTGTTCTATTTTAAATATGTGCTGGTGATAATAAGGAAATAGCTGGAAATGGTTCCAAaggttcaaagaaaaaaaaaaaaacccttacagCTTTTACCCATGAAGGTGGATCTACCAGGAAATGGCTTTGAGTGAAGTCCTAATTTGGTCATAATCCTTTGTGAAACTTATACTTCATGTTGGGGAAACAGAAAGTAAGACTGTACCAGGGAAGTGTATAAGCAATATTATCACAGCGTGGCAGAAGCAGTAGCTGCCTTGTCTAGCGTGTAGGAAACAGCTTTGGCAGTACAGAAGAGAAGTTTGATATAGTGAAAATAAATTCTATAACAATGAGAGTGCGAAAAATACCTTTGGATATTCAGATTGTTTACTGTGTCAGACCGGACCAGGAGCCTTTTGTGCAGGTATGTTGGACTGCATACAATGGTGTGGTCCTATGTTCTATCTCTGTACCGAtaaactaaaatatatttttacgtGGTATTTCTGCATGCTAGGGCTTGCTTCTTTGTTCCTAAAAATGGCAGTACTTAAAAAACCTTTTTGCAGTTCAGATCTCTGTGTGGTTTTTAATGTTTATGCTACCTGAACTGACCTGTAAATGGTTGGTAATGCAGACCTCTTCATTGCTGTTTTGGTCTgacttgagctgattttcagtggcactcacactgcccgggtcctggccaccggtctggggggttctgtattttaatgtaatgttaaatgaagcttcttaaacatttaaaaaaccttatttacttttcgtcggatgcatctgttgttgtatgtaatgggtattcactcacgaaagctcatgctccaatacatctgttagtctataaggtgccatgggactctttgctgcttttacagatccagactaacacagctacccctctgataccgaacaatagtttagttatttattatagccttgtagaaagagaccttctaaaaaagttaaaatgtattactggcatgcgaaagcTTAAattaagtgaataaatgaagattcggcacaccacttctgaaagtttgccgacccctggactacagCATTGAGATATTTAATTAATCTCGTGTGACACAATTAGGTGAACTTTTGGAGGGTTATTGAATGCCTTTCTGTTTTAACTTCTTAAGAACTGGATTTCTGTCCCTTTTTTGGGTGGTAGGAGAGGCTTGACTTTTATTCCTGACTGATAGGAATTGATGATGGACTTGTTAAGAAGAAACATATCTGCCGCTGCTGGCCTCTGCAAATTCAGTTATACATCACTACAAACATATTTGTCCAGTAGACTTAGTATGAGTTCTTTCTTTTTGAAACGTGGAGGCATTATGAAAGCTTTGAGAAACTTGGAGGCATTATGAAAGCTTAGTGGGGGGTTGCTTTGATTACAGTGAGCGGGAGAGGAGTCACTCataatattcaaaaataaaaatgtaaaaaagtaCTGGTTCTGGGGAGACTACAATTAATGAGAAGAAAGGACAAAGCAGTAAATTCATATCCCTTAAACCAGTAaatctcaacctttccagactactgtatccctttcaggagtctgatttgtcttccaaaccccaaagtttcacctcacttaaaaactacttgcttacaaaatcagacataaaaatacaaaaatgtcccaGTACATTATTACTAATAAATTGTTTCCATTCTCAGTttgaccatataattataaatcaattggaattagGGCtaatgattaatcgcagttaactcactcaattaactaagaaaaaaaactgattaaaaaattaatcgtgattaatcgcattgttaaacaagagaataccaattgaaatttattaaatatttttggatatttttctacattttcaaatatattgatttctattacaacacagaatacaaagtgtacagtgctcactttttatattattttttattacaaatatttgcactgtaaaaatggcaaacaaaagaaatagtatttttcaactgacctcatacaagtactgtagtgcaatttctttatagtgaaagtgtaacttacaaatatagatttttttttttattattttgttacataactgcactcaaaaacaaaacaatgtaaaacttcagagcctacaagtcctacttctttttcagccaattgctaagacaaacaagttatttacatttacaggagatactgcttattgcatcttatttacaatgacacctgaaagtgagaacagggattcgcatggtacttttgtagccagtgttgcaaggtatttacattccagatatgctaaatattgatatgccccttcatgcttcggccactattccagaggacatgctgatgatgctcatttaaaaaaaaaagtgttaattaaatttgtgactgaactcctagaGGGTGGGGAGAATTTTATGTTCCCTGCTCTATTTTACATtcgttctgccatatatttcatgttatagcagttatAGGAGCACATGTTCATTGTTAGAACAcgttcacagcagatttgacaaaacgcaaagaaggtaccagtgtgagatttctcaggatagctacagcactcaacccaagatttaagaatctgaagtgccttccaaaatctgagagagaggaGTTGTGGAGCATACTGCTaggagtcttaaaagagcaacactcagatgcggaaattacagaacctgaacacacacacaaaaaattgaccttctgctggtggcatctgacgcagatgatgaaaatgaacatgcattggtcctcactgctttggatcattgttgagcagaacccgtcagcatggatacatgtcctctggaatggtggtggaAGCATGAAAGGACGtacgaatctttagcgcatctgccACATAAATTtcttgcgacaccagctacaacaatgccatgtaaACAGCTGTTCTCactttgtaaacaagaagcagacagcattacatcccataaatgtaaacaaacttgtttgtctgagcgattggctgaacaaggaggaggactgagtggacttgtagacgctaacgttttacatttgttttatttttgaatgcacttattttttgtacatgaacttagaaatgtagaattaacttttattataaagagattgcactacagtacttaggtgaattgaaaaatactatttctttggttttttacagtgcaaatatttgtaataaaaataaatataaatagaatacaaagtgtacagtgctcaatgttgtaaatgaaatcaatatatttgaaaatgtagaaagcatccaaaatatttaagtaaatggtattctgttactgtttaacagtgcgatttaattgtgattaatttttttaattgcttgacatccctaattggaatataaatattgtacttacatttcagtgtacagtgtatatagagcagtattaacaagtcattgtctgtatgaaattttagtttgtacagtagaacctcagttacgaacacctcgtgaatggaggttgttcatataTCTGAAATGTTCTGTAACTCTCAACCGAATGTTACGGACTTCAGCCATGAGGGAGTTGGGGCTGCAGCTGCGGGATGGGAGGTGGTCAGGGCttaggaggggaggagaggagaggggaggggccctcaggacttctgccccatgggagcaccagggctcagggctttagatcTGGGAGGAgtgctggggctcggggcttaAGCCCTTCGGCTCCACTCCCAGTTTCAGCCTCTctgggggcttggggcttcagctttgTAGCTCCCATCCAAGCTTCTGCCCCACAAGAGAGTGCCAGGGCTTGGGGTTCCCCACAGGTCCACTCCCAGTTTCAGCCCGGGAGGGCAGGCACCAGGGCTCGGGGCTTTAGCTACAGGAGGGAGGAGTGCTGGGGCTGAAACAGGTTCTTCCCCCTGtagctaaagccctgagccctggcacacacacacgcacacaccccgtGGGGCAGAAGCTGGGAACAGCCACCggactgcagccctgagccctcatgCTCCTGTGGGGCAGAAGCCTTGACctcaccccccaactcccccttGGCTGCAGCCAAGGCTGAAGTCCTGAggcagtacagtatttgctggtgtggtgtggttttttttgttttgttttttggtctctgctgctgcctgattgattACTTCTGGTTCCACGTGGTGTGCAGTTGACCGGTAAGTCTGTAACTGTGGTGTTCATATCTTTTGAGGTTCTGCTGTACTGCCTTCGCTAGTGCGTTTAATGTAGCCtactgtaaaactaggcaaatatcctgatgagttgatgtaccccctaaAGACCCTTGCATAACGTCAGGGATTGGAAcatacccctagttgagaaccactgccttgaACAGCTTTAAACATATTAGAGTAGATGCCACACTGCAATGCAGCCACTTTGAGTAACACTGGTACAAAGCTGGCCATGAGGAAAATTGCCCCAATATAGGGGGATCTTCTAGTGGCAGATAGCTGTCCCGGCAGCTTCTACCTGTGGCTAAAGTAGGAGGAGAGGGCTTCTTGGAAATTCTTGGCAGCTTCTGCAAATTACaacagcttttgtgtgtgtgtgtgtgtgtgggaggggattgATGCTGGAGGGGAATGGCTTTGCATAGCACTGTAAAGAGAGCCTCAAGCTGCACCTATGAGTTGGCTGTAGAGCACTTAGCACAAAGATTAGGGCCATTATTCCAGGTCATCAGAGCGGGAATTGtaggctgagggcttgtctacatcagaaagttgcagcgctggtgagggagttacagtgctgcaacttaggaggtgtacacatctgcagggcaccaccagcgctgcaactccctgtttgcagcgctggccgtactcccgttttgtctcgggtgtagaggatccagcgctggtgatccagcgctggtaatcaagtatagacacttaccagcgcttttcttgacctccgtggaataagcaggtatcccagcatcaccgaggaagcctctggtaatcaaactggtctccttccccagcttgctctcgcgttcgtcgaaccccgagcaagcaggtctccttccctgaggtttgctgggtggttccgggaacgcgagagcaaaccgcggcgaagctggtctccttccccggtttgctatcgcgttccccgaacaagcaggtctccttccctacggtttgcagggtggttcggggaacgcgagagcaaaccgcggcgaagctggtctcctttcccggtttgctctcgcgttccccgaaccccccttgaagccgcccaacagcgctgcagtgtggccacatctaacaccacttgcagcgctggttgctgtaagtgtggccactctgcagcgctggccctatacagctgtactaatacagctgtaacaaccagcgctgcaaaattttagatgtagacatggcctaatagGTTTGTATAGAGAGGGTGGTTTAGATAAATTTGAAGCCACAGACTCTGCAGTCAGTTCTCACTAAAGTTATAGCCCCATTGGAACAGGCAATGGAGTTCTGGGGGCATGGTATTTTCCTTCTAACTATAGGAAGAACATTTGAATCCAGATCCGACTAATGAGTCTTTATATGGATCAAAGTTGTTTTTAAAGTTGTAGCACACTCAGATTTAAAAACTATCAGTAACCCATCCCTCTCCACACTTCCAAAGAATTATTGGATAGTTTTTCaactgaaaatgtatttaaaaaaatcataccatGAGACCTTTGACCTTGGAATAAATTCTTAAAATTTGTTGAAATAAGCGTCAGTTTCCCAAAATGACTATTTTATAGACAAGAAAGAACTTACACTAGAAAGAATTTGGGACTAAATACTTGACTGAGCACACAGTTTCATTGAGAGCTTGCCTGTATGATGCAGCTTTCAGAGCATGTGCTTTTCTTTCAGGTTCTGCTCAAATGTAACTTTCTTTTTGGTTCTTTGTtgtgttttatttcagtttatataaataaatgtttatttcttGGTAAATAAGCAAGAAAGGGCTGCTGTTAGTTTAGCAAAAATGGGAAGTAAAAAATGACAAaaagtcctttggcaccttacagactaacagacgtattggagcataagctttcgtgggtcaacacccacttcgtcagacacatgcgtgttcatccacaaaagctcatgctccagtacgtcttgttagtctataaggtgccacagaactttcTGTCGCttgttacagatccagactaacaccattacccctctgatacttgaataatGGGAAGTGAAACTTAAAGCTTTATTTAAACTAGTGTTATGTATTAGCATCTGAGAAGAGTTCACTGCGCTTGAACAACTGCAGGAAGGAAAATGAAGAAACTTCTGTGTCCTTCATGTTTGAGAGAACATCCCAAGCCCCGTGGCCCAGATGCGCATTGTGCCTCTCGGGAGGAAGTGGCATTTGCACTCCTTTGACGTTCAACTAAGTATGTAACGGGCTAGTTCCCCAACATAGCTTAGTTACTCCACCAAGTAATGGCCTCAAGGGGATAATACAGCAACCGGGGATTGTCAGTCCATAAGGAAGACATGTCCATGCTTCCTGTGCTACCCATAGAATAAGAATATATGAGCtgccatactggattagatggactattggtctgaagcagtatcttgtcttttgacagtgactgtaccagagcttcagggagagTGTACAGATCAGGGCAATTTTGGAGTGATCTACTCCATCTTTCAGTTTATGGCAGTCAGAGTGTAGGGTTACCCCAAGCaagaggttgcatccctgaccatcttggttaatttccattggtggacctatcctccatgaatttatccagttcctttttttttaacccagttatacttttggccatcacaaaatcccatggcaatgagttccacagattaattgtGGTGTATGAAAAAGTACTtactcttgtttgtattaaatcttctgcctatttaatttcatcaggtgacccctgatTTTGGTACTGTGGGACAGGGTCaacaacacttctttattcactatGTAACATTGTCCCTGGGGTATCCCCTTACGTTGGAGTGGTCCTGCATATGATATACTAGTTTTCTGGGGCTGTTTCACAGTGTACAAGATCTGGGCCTGGTACTAACTTACTTTCATTAGTTTAATTCACTCTTTCAGGTTTAAGGTTAATGAAAACCCAGAAGTTGACTCAAATTTATAATACTTGTGTCCCCTTGTCTCAGATTATCACTGTAGAAGAGGCAAAACGTCGAAAGAGCATTTGCAGTTActatgaggaagatgatgatgactcTTTACCTGTCCTAAAGCACCACAGTGCGCTCCTAGAGAATATGCACATAGAACAGGTATAATTAGTAATGAAGTTTTGGTTTGATCCCTTCCCCACATTCTCATTTTCTTCCCTGCTGACACTGGAACCATTACATTTGAAATTATATTGACACACTCGCAAATTTAAATTTCTAACCACAGTGCTTCAGCTTTTTATTTTGAGTGTATTGTAAATACCTATCTCTGTAGTGTCTAGGTGTCAGGCACAGCTTATTGCAGTACTTGACTGGCTGTCGACTTGAGatgaagagagagaaatcctATATAATTAAATGTTTACACCATTCTTTTCTTTGCTCCTAGCTTGCCCGCTGTCTGCCAGCAAGAGTGCAGGGATATCCATGGCGGCTTGCATATAGCACATTGGAGCATGGAACCAGCCTGAAAACTCTGTACAGGAAATCAGCGTCTCTTGACAGTCCAGTCCTCCTTGTCATCAAAGATATGGACAACCAGGTTAGGACTTGAGTATAGTGCACTTATTTTGGGGTCTTCTTGATTGGAGTGACCCCATTTAAGAAGACCATATGATAATTATGTTTAATCTATTTACAATCTTTATCATTTGCAGTGCAGTCTTCACATGGGTATTCCATACAATTTTAAGAGTTGCATACGCTTGTTAGCAAAGCAGCAGTTTTCAGCCAAATTCAATTATATGGAATAGCATGAGTCAAAATAAGACAAGATGTATGTTATACTATGCTTAGTACTGTTAAATTAGCATATTTATCTTTAAATTGAAACCCAGGAAAATATTAGTACTAAAAGAGGTAAAATCTCTATAGCAATTCAAAATTTCTATGGAGCATGCTTTGCAATTGTAATAGTGTTCTCGAAGCATCCATCCCAGTCACTAGCAGAATTCAGAGTTATCAATCTGCTATAAAATAGCAGAGAGCATCCTTGGGACTGGTGTGAAGTTCTCCAGTAGCTTCTAGAATCCGCATATCtggagccatgtggcttttaaaactaaaaagggGTGTGGACAACCCAGACACCAGATCAGcaattctttccctctccccgcccccccccccccgatt
Encoded proteins:
- the NCOA7 gene encoding nuclear receptor coactivator 7 isoform X5, with translation MRVRKIPLDIQIVYCVRPDQEPFVQIITVEEAKRRKSICSYYEEDDDDSLPVLKHHSALLENMHIEQLARCLPARVQGYPWRLAYSTLEHGTSLKTLYRKSASLDSPVLLVIKDMDNQIFGAYATHPFRFSDHYYGTGETFLYTFSPNFKVFKWSGENTYFINGDIGSLELGGGGGRFGLWLDVDLYHGRSNSCSTFNNDILSKKEDFIIQDVEVWTFE